One genomic segment of Cardinium endosymbiont of Philonthus spinipes includes these proteins:
- a CDS encoding DUF3108 domain-containing protein: MLVVQYFKKLFFCCFMGAFLSSTQAKTASGVVPPFLRGEWLEYQVYYSFIHAGTATMYVDEELHQLNEHVCYKIQVQGTSSAALGILGFKVLDTWESYLDVDCANALRPHRCVTHLQENGYVRKEQVDFDYQAQKATINVAESTRNMEHEVTYHPIPSTKTIKDLIGGYYGLRSIDTTKLKPGDKIVLTVLHDQQLYEDVAILFLGKKTITTKLGKTSALVFAPLVPIQDSIFSGSRPVEAYVSDDVNKVPIKLKVNLVVGAVEIELTGYKGLKKDIHFQPS; this comes from the coding sequence ATGCTGGTAGTACAATACTTTAAAAAGTTGTTTTTCTGTTGTTTCATGGGTGCTTTTTTAAGCAGTACACAGGCTAAAACTGCGAGTGGAGTAGTACCTCCTTTTCTTCGAGGAGAATGGCTCGAGTATCAAGTATACTATAGCTTTATACATGCTGGTACAGCCACTATGTATGTGGATGAGGAATTGCATCAGCTCAATGAGCATGTTTGCTATAAGATTCAAGTACAAGGTACTTCAAGTGCTGCATTAGGCATTCTAGGCTTTAAAGTGTTGGATACATGGGAAAGTTATTTAGATGTAGATTGTGCCAATGCATTGCGACCACATAGATGTGTGACCCACCTTCAGGAAAATGGTTATGTAAGAAAAGAACAGGTTGACTTTGATTATCAAGCGCAAAAAGCTACGATTAACGTAGCTGAAAGTACCCGTAATATGGAGCATGAAGTTACCTATCATCCCATTCCGAGTACAAAAACCATTAAAGATCTGATCGGTGGCTACTATGGGTTGCGCTCCATTGATACTACAAAGTTAAAACCAGGTGATAAGATTGTCCTAACGGTTTTACATGACCAGCAGCTCTATGAAGATGTAGCGATTCTATTTCTTGGAAAAAAAACCATTACTACTAAACTAGGCAAAACATCAGCGTTGGTTTTTGCACCTTTGGTACCTATTCAGGATAGTATATTTTCCGGTTCGCGCCCGGTGGAAGCATATGTTTCGGATGATGTTAATAAAGTGCCGATCAAATTAAAGGTTAACCTAGTAGTAGGTGCAGTAGAAATAGAACTCACAGGTTACAAAGGCCTGAAAAAAGATATTCATTTCCAACCATCTTAA